A stretch of DNA from Hippoglossus stenolepis isolate QCI-W04-F060 chromosome 16, HSTE1.2, whole genome shotgun sequence:
gaggaggaggccctgGCACCGAGAATCCCGACGCGCTAAACCAGTCGTAACCTCAACACATCCCGCTGCTGCTTCATTCAACGACTAATGTGCAGCAGCACCATAATGAGCTAATTAATTATGGCTGACGGTCGCTGCTCCGATTGTGTTCGAGTGTTTCTCTCCGCGCAGCAGAGAAGGATAAACTCCCACATCCGCGTCACTCCCAAATCCTAAATCTTAAAGGGCCAGTGCGCTGAATCCAGAGGGGAGACAAGGCCAGGGATCAGAGCCACACGATGCGTTCTGTCCTAACCCATAAAGTtaggtgttgtttttttgttataacACCACCCTGCTGAGAGGCCCTTCATCCAGCTCTGCTGCCCTGACGGGGCTGACTGATGCTGCCACATTCACCAGGAGCTACTCATGTCACCGCTGACTCCCAGTTAAAGGGATCGTTCACCCaaaaactcattttctactcaccactatgccgatgttCGAGTCCACAAAGCCCTTTTGGgggtctcaggggtaaacagcgttgcagccaaataatacaattgaagtaaatggtgaccgatttTTCAAACGcaaaaagaacaacagaaaataaacatgaaatgcctccatactgctcctgtggtgtaaTCCAATTGTCTCCAAAGcaccgacattcaaattcgaccaGAAACAAGATAATTTCCACTGTTAGCCTAAATATCCGCTGTGATATACGTGGCTCCGGGGGAGGATATCATGgacatttaggttaaaaacatggtgtaaatgatgcagtttcgagtcgaatttgaatgccGGGGCTTACAGGGgttgacaccacaggagcagcatggaggcattttaatcaattgttttggattcgctgtttccccctgaaactccaaaagtgcttcgtggactcaaacactttacccacccctccatcggcatagtggtgagtcgATATTTAGTGAAtattcatttttgggtgaactatccctttaagaattTTCCTCCCCCAGCATTTCATATGAACTGACTtctgaaatgataaaatcaGGGAAACCGTGTAATCACTTCTCAACATgttcaaaacaaaccaaaaatcagttttattgttttcaagATTCAAAATTGCAGAGGCTGAATTGTGAAAGCAAGAAAAAGTGAAACCGCAAGGATGGCAAAGGTTTTGCTCTCACTAAAAGGAAGATATGAGAAATAGAAGCACAACACATTGGaagaaaatttgaaaaaataaaaaaaactcacaaaacacTGTCAGTAGCATGATTTGGAAACCTCCAAATGACATTAGAGGTGTAAGCTGATGCAGGTCAGTACCATACAGGGGTAAACATTAAAGTACAGTATTTACATGCCATTCTTGCCCCCAGCCTGATTTCTCACAATATTCAGCAATGAGTAAATATCCTAAGCTTTGTCCCCACCAGACGTTTCAGTCAAAGGAATACCTGAACCTTCCTCGGCTGGAGAAATAAAGCTATATTGTCCATGTTTCTTACGACGTTTGCAGAGAGTGATCatgacgatgaggaggagggtgaggaagcACAGAATCAGCAACCACCAAATGATTGACAGCGAGCGTCCTCTGAGTAGGTCCCCTCTACCtgtaaacaagaaaataatattattacttttctttctccacaacATCTGCATCAGCAACAACTTCTTGCTCCACATTTCCACAAGTGTCATTTGCAGAATCAGAATTAATGACCTCTCATCCTCAGTGTGACAGATCTTGACACGCTCCCAACTTTATTCGTGGCAACGCAGATGTAAACACCAGCATTGGTAGACGTGGCTCCTGTGACACTGACGTTCTTCTGGCGCCCTCCAGTGGTCTCCCTCACATTCTCGACAGCGGGGAGGTTCCACTGGATCTCAGGGACAGGGTTTCCCTCAGCGCTGCAGGCAAAAGTCACATTTTGTCCCGGGGTCACCTCCTGACTGTAGTTCCCCTCCCTGAACTCAGGGGCAACTGTGGAGCAAAAAAGAAGGCAGATTTGAGAAGAAGACATCACCACAACATAAAAAAGGCTCTTTCTGTGACGCcaaacattaaaactcacacaaaacATCAAGATATAGTGTGCGGTTGGCTGTTCCGTGTGGGTTGGCTGCTCTGAGGACGTATTTTCCACTATCGCGCTTTGTCCAGCGTTGTGGGAAAACCATCACTTCGCCATCTTTAAGCCAGGTGATGATGGGTGCAGGTTTTCCCTCGGGTTCGCACTCCATTCTGACCTTTCCATTCTCTCTGACCTCATAGCGATCATCACAGGTAAATGAAGGGCCATCTGTGAATATAGTGTTAGGATAGTTTTCAGaattaaagggtcagtgtgcagaatctagtgacatctagtggtggatTTGCACCATTTGCACcacaaacatgagagagaacctgtggtatcCTTCAGTTGTgttcaaaaggtgtttagtttgttcagtttggactactgtaaaaaacatggcagcctccgtagagaggatgtaaatataaagtgtttaaatataaagggccctttctagggtaaagaaaaccacaatttgtgcaatttagatgaaacacactagtgaaaacgtctctaggattattttgtattcaatttctgccaatagatccctttcacctaaatcttagacctttaaaaatataaacttaaTGAATCTTTGGTACGGTAGAGTCGGGTGTACTCACATTCAAATGTGATATCAACAGACGTGTTGGTCGAGGAGAGCTCATTAGAGACTGCTGCTGTGTATTTTCCTGAATGAGCCCTGGAGAGAGGCTCAGACGGATTGATCAGTTTTCCCTCACAGTACCAGAGAACAGTGGGTGGAGGGTTCCCATCAGCTTTACAGGGCAACATTTCCAGTTTGAAGTAATGCTCCACTCCATTGAAATGGGTCGGACAATCTTGCATCATTGGCTTATCTGCATGTAAACATGAGCATAGATCACAATTAATATTAGCAGAGAGATAGATACCTTTATCTCTAATATGTGGAAAACTCACAGTGCACAACAGCGGTGTAAGGCTCTGAGGATATTGTGGGAATGGTGTTTGGTCCCTTTGGTCCCAGGAGCAGCTCAGCGTGGCATCTGAAAAGTGCTCCGTTGTGATCTCTCGTAGGTGTCACTCTCAAAAGAGAGGTCTTGTTGACTGGGGTCACGCTGGTGTCGTTGAACATCTCCTCGTCATAGTTTTCCTCGCCCATGGACCACGTCACCCTGAGGTTCAGCACAGGAGCcacactgatgatgtcacatctCAGCAGGTACTGGACGCCCTCCACCATGGGACCTTGAGTCCCCGCTGAGACCGACACGACATCTGGAGTCTCTGTGAATAACACAAAGGAAAATATGTGGTAAGAACAAAGAAAGGTGATGATAATCCTGACATTGCAAACACAATTGTATAAGAGGTGTCAATGCCAACATTTTTAGTGTGTGCTATTTCAAACTGCTGAATATTATTGTATTCTCCCTAtatacttttcttttaaagtgaCATGGTACAGGTACTATGAAGAGTTTACGCAAGCAAGACGACATTACTTCACATTATTATGtcaaacattttggatgataaTCCCCTCGAGATAAAGAGGAGATTGTGTATAGTGCAGTCTGTATACTCACTATAGAGCTTGATGTTTGGCTCTACAAAACACTGGTGATTATTTCTCAGAGTAATGTAGCATTTAGGTTTTAAGGACCAGTCTTGAAGTTTCTCAACCGTCCAGGTGACAGATGGAGGGTTTTCAGACCCTGTGCCTCCGACTGAAGCCTCCCAACCAATTCCTGAAACATCTGTGGCTGATGTGCTGCAGTTAACTGAAGCTCTGTCGCCAAATCTCACCACAACTTCACCAGGTGTCAGCGTCAGGGGGCAAACTGCCattcagaaagaaaatcatATTCCATCAGCGTTTGATAAATATGAAGTTATCAAAAGTATCTACAGGTTGATAAACAAAGATATAAATGATGCATATTTGAGAGAAGTATACCCTTTCGTGGCACAGGGGTGGTCACGGCCACAGCAGGTACTCCCATGACATCTTTTATCACATGGATAAAAATGGACTTATTTGTTCTTCCCAGACGATTGGAGGCTGTGCAGGTGTAATTTGCGCTGACGTTTACTTGAGTAACACTGAGATTCATTGTGTTCTCCATCATATTCACCCCATCATGGGTCCAGTGAAAGTGGGGAGGAGGGTTACCCTCAGCGTCACAGCTCAGGGTGACATTATCACCCTCCGTCAAAAACATGTAGACATCAGTGGTGTTGTCGCTTAACTCAGGAGCATCTGAAGAGGAACATGCCTTTTGAATCATTCAAATACAGGATGTAagtttagaataaaaaatgacaCCAGAGCGTTTACTCACATTGCGCGAAGATAACTACTGTGTCAGAAATAATGGGAAGTTTTGGCCCATTTGGCCCGAAGTCCAGCTGAGCCTCACATCGAAACTTGGCTCCGGTGTCTCCTCTGCTGACGTTGGCAATCAATTGAAGGGATTCGGTCACTGGCGTTTTGGATCTGTTGGGGAAAGACTCTGTCCTGATCATCTCGTTGTCTTTGTACCACTTCACAGTCAGGTTCTGAACAGGAGCAACATCGTGGACATCACACTGCAGAACATACTGTGTCTCCTCCACACTATAACTCAAAGGAAACAGGGAAACCATGTCTGGAttctctgtcaaaacaaaagaaaattgatTAGAGGAGTTATatcccccacccacacacacacacacacacacacacacacactgcatgatatttatttgaaattacACTCACTGTATAAAGTAATCTCGAGGTCTTTACTGCATTCAAATGAGGCATTCATCTTTATGATGCACTTAGCCGTTACGTTCCAGTCTGACAGTGTCACTGTCCAAGGGATAAACGTGTCATCTACTGTCATTTCAGACTCTGCGTTTGACCAGTACATCCCGTCATGATCCTCatgtgagctgctgcagtttagAAAGACCTCGCTTCCATATTCTGATATCACCTCAGAGGGATCCAGGACGAGAGGGTTGTGTTCTGTGGGGCATGTGCCGTCCGCATCTGTAAATAGACCAAACAGTGATGTTCTATTTGGACTTAACAGGTTTACtttgctgctctctgctggctCATGTCACCAATGCATGTCACTGTGAACTGTGTGAGGCTTAATTCTAGCTCATAGAGTCTAACCTTCACTCATCCTCTGAAGTTAGCACGAGTAAGTCAAATTTCACAGATAGTAACGTGGATATCTTCACCAAAAACATTATCACATCTACAGCTCCCACTAAAAtctcaattaattattttaaaaaaatatttgttcattttgtcaaatAGCCAATGACTAAATAAATGACAGTTTCTGATTTCCTCCAAATGATCCCAAACAGAGCCTCACCAAAGGAAAACTTAAATTTGTATCTAGTATGTTTTTTTAGCTTATTTTTGTAGTTGCCATCACTGGTCACATGTGCCGCGACCAAAACTATACGCAAGCAAGACCCACCCTGTTTTCAATATGTTTTAcatctaaaaatgttttatcgCTCTCTAAAATAACACTTACATTATGTGTATATCATCATGTCATGCAGAGCATCACTATCACTCACCACATAGCAAAACCATGAGCATTAGGAGATGCAGCATCCTGAGAGGCGGCATGTTAGATCAGCACGCGGGAGGAAAGAGGTGGATGGAAGAAGGGAAGGACGTTTCAAGATGGTCCAGAGGATGTCCAGCTTCAGGACCTGGACTAGATCAATTCTGGCCCAGACCTGGCTCCgggaatgatgatgatgactttCGACTGACAGTTGAACCAGtttgaggaggagaaaaaaaaaaggaaaacgagGGGAAGTTCAACGCCCTAGTTGACAGGAAACCGCCTGTGAAGCGGAAATATAACATCACAACCACAGGTCTGCGTGGGGCAACCGTTGGTGATATGCTTCCCTCCTCCCACATTTAGTGAAATCATTCAGTGCATCTTCTTCACAAAAGTACATACAGGCTCTAATTTGGCACCGTTTTATTGAAAAGTTCATAGCAAATTGAAAAAACATCAATTTTGTCAGGAAATTGCAACACAGAGAACTCGAGACATGGTGGTCATCATCCAATGACTCACGGTCTACACACATGTCACTGAAAGGCCTCTAATAAGCATCTAAagacatcttttattttacagacacAGTTTGATTCCCCTTCACACACGTCTGAGAATCATTCACATCAGTTGATCACATTTCTTTCTCACATGTTGTCATCACAACTATGTTACGTGGGTTTGATCATCATGGAAACTCGTTTCAGGGAGTAGGACCCTCCGTGGAATTCCGCCCAGTAGACCCCATCCTGGTAGCGGCTGCGATAGTGTCCACCCCGATACCACACTCCATTCAGATTGGAGTGGGCACACATGTGGTACCACCAGCCTCCTTTCTGGTAATGGGCACAGTTACCTGATAACACAACAGCAGGTCAGAAGAAGTTACTCACATGAAAAGtcactgagaaaacaaacaggaccaGTGGGAGAAAAGCAAACCTGTGTAGCTGTCCTTGTCTCGATCCAGAGTGGTGAAGGCCTTGTTGTTGTGCCACGAGAGCGAGTCCCCTGCATTGCCCTGGTATTGGCCCAACCGCAGTCGGTACCAGTCACTCTCCGGTTCCAGGTGGAAGCTGTCATACTCGGCATACACCTGCCGGCCCTGCCAGTCCTCCAGAGCCACACGTAGCTT
This window harbors:
- the LOC118123947 gene encoding hemicentin-1, with product MPPLRMLHLLMLMVLLCDADGTCPTEHNPLVLDPSEVISEYGSEVFLNCSSSHEDHDGMYWSNAESEMTVDDTFIPWTVTLSDWNVTAKCIIKMNASFECSKDLEITLYKNPDMVSLFPLSYSVEETQYVLQCDVHDVAPVQNLTVKWYKDNEMIRTESFPNRSKTPVTESLQLIANVSRGDTGAKFRCEAQLDFGPNGPKLPIISDTVVIFAQYAPELSDNTTDVYMFLTEGDNVTLSCDAEGNPPPHFHWTHDGVNMMENTMNLSVTQVNVSANYTCTASNRLGRTNKSIFIHVIKDVMGVPAVAVTTPVPRKVCPLTLTPGEVVVRFGDRASVNCSTSATDVSGIGWEASVGGTGSENPPSVTWTVEKLQDWSLKPKCYITLRNNHQCFVEPNIKLYKTPDVVSVSAGTQGPMVEGVQYLLRCDIISVAPVLNLRVTWSMGEENYDEEMFNDTSVTPVNKTSLLRVTPTRDHNGALFRCHAELLLGPKGPNTIPTISSEPYTAVVHYKPMMQDCPTHFNGVEHYFKLEMLPCKADGNPPPTVLWYCEGKLINPSEPLSRAHSGKYTAAVSNELSSTNTSVDITFEYGPSFTCDDRYEVRENGKVRMECEPEGKPAPIITWLKDGEVMVFPQRWTKRDSGKYVLRAANPHGTANRTLYLDVLFAPEFREGNYSQEVTPGQNVTFACSAEGNPVPEIQWNLPAVENVRETTGGRQKNVSVTGATSTNAGVYICVATNKVGSVSRSVTLRMRGRGDLLRGRSLSIIWWLLILCFLTLLLIVMITLCKRRKKHGQYSFISPAEEGSGIPLTETSGGDKA